From Vibrio splendidus, a single genomic window includes:
- the rne gene encoding ribonuclease E, whose protein sequence is MKRMLINATQKEELRVALVDGQRLFDLDIESPGHESKKANIYKGRITRIEPSLEAAFVDYGAERHGFLPLKEIAREYFPEGYTYQGRPSIKEVLREGQEVIVQVEKEERGSKGAALTTFISLAGSYLVLMPNNPRAGGISRRIEGDERTQLKAALSTLELPQGMGLIVRTAGVGKSAEELEWDLNVLLNHWGAIKQASDSNAAPFLIHQESNVIVRAIRDYLRRDIGEILIDSNTIFERAQAHIQLIRPDFMNRVKKYDGEVPLFSHYQIESQIESAFQREVRLPSGGSIVIDPTEALTSIDINSARATKGSDIEETALNTNLEAADEIARQLRLRDLGGLVVIDFIDMTPVRHQREVESRLRDAVRLDRARVQIGRISRFGLLEMSRQRLSPSLAEASHHICPRCTGTGVVRDNESLALSVLRLIEEEALKDNTAQVLAVVPVPIASYLLNEKRRSVNHIEKNQEVKITVVPNSDMETPHFEVIRVREGEEFDLLSYLLPTKLEALKEAESKEPAEQTIRPKKIEEPALKGFAAPAQSAPTPAPAPKAVEEKKVEPAATQEPSLIGRFFKAIGSFLFGSSTQEEKKEEEKQEEKPKNNRNNGNRQRRDRNDNRRRNQRGDRGEQRNERGDRSEQRNERGDNRNENRDNKRRRKPVRDEKPEEQKEAAPQQTRQPRKPKQDRRNKPRDEQKQQEEQVPSKLAEEGLQLAAEAQADKPEAPKAKPEAKAVKIKERRQRRKLNKLVRVKDQQAQAEADNNADNASKEQKVQTASHEQAVAQEQKVVEQVEATQVNAEQTEQEEPKQRRNRRSPRHLRASGQRRRRGRDRRPNPFRLRKGGVASPEMAMGKVMPRFIPKPHHNQTKPEVAETDVAVEAQVATETQVAVQAQEQNTAQENAPQSNVVMAGGFACPELAMGKVIISREDAVVAEETRSEAQVTEAPVVVEEAPVVVEATKVEAAVAVEETTPVVEAEAPKAESAKVEEAPVVKAEAPQAAPKATVAKKQAGSPMTKAPGPQEIKEIEVVAAPFRTERFVPKGAGSQAASNQAGAGMTKPNY, encoded by the coding sequence ATGAAAAGAATGTTAATTAACGCAACTCAAAAAGAAGAGTTGCGTGTCGCTTTGGTTGATGGCCAGCGACTGTTCGATCTAGATATCGAAAGTCCAGGTCACGAGTCAAAGAAAGCGAATATCTACAAAGGACGTATTACCCGTATTGAACCAAGCCTAGAAGCGGCATTTGTTGATTACGGCGCAGAACGTCACGGTTTCCTCCCTCTTAAAGAAATTGCCCGCGAATACTTCCCTGAAGGTTATACATATCAAGGCCGTCCTAGCATTAAAGAAGTGCTAAGAGAAGGACAAGAAGTAATCGTACAAGTTGAGAAAGAAGAACGTGGTAGCAAAGGCGCTGCACTGACAACTTTCATCTCTTTGGCTGGTAGTTACTTAGTTCTTATGCCTAATAACCCTCGTGCTGGCGGTATTTCTCGTCGTATCGAAGGTGATGAACGCACTCAACTGAAAGCAGCATTAAGCACTCTTGAGCTTCCTCAAGGCATGGGCTTAATCGTGCGTACAGCAGGTGTTGGCAAAAGTGCAGAAGAGCTAGAGTGGGACTTGAACGTTCTATTGAATCACTGGGGCGCTATTAAGCAAGCTTCTGATTCAAATGCAGCTCCTTTCCTTATTCACCAAGAAAGTAACGTTATCGTTCGTGCGATTCGTGACTATCTACGTCGTGATATTGGCGAGATTCTAATCGACAGCAATACTATTTTTGAACGTGCACAAGCGCACATTCAATTAATACGCCCAGATTTCATGAATCGCGTTAAGAAATACGATGGTGAAGTGCCACTATTCAGCCATTACCAGATTGAAAGCCAGATCGAATCAGCTTTCCAACGTGAAGTTCGTCTTCCTTCTGGTGGTTCTATCGTGATCGACCCAACAGAAGCTCTAACTTCTATCGATATCAACTCTGCTCGTGCAACAAAGGGCAGCGATATTGAAGAAACAGCGCTAAACACTAACCTAGAAGCAGCCGATGAAATTGCACGTCAATTACGTCTACGTGACCTAGGTGGTCTTGTTGTTATCGACTTCATCGATATGACTCCGGTTCGCCACCAACGCGAAGTTGAAAGCCGCCTACGTGATGCCGTTCGTTTAGATCGTGCACGTGTTCAGATTGGTCGTATTTCTCGCTTTGGTCTTCTAGAGATGTCTCGTCAACGTTTGAGCCCATCACTAGCAGAAGCAAGCCACCACATTTGCCCTCGTTGTACAGGTACTGGTGTTGTTCGTGATAACGAATCTCTAGCACTTTCTGTTCTACGTTTGATTGAAGAAGAAGCTCTGAAAGACAACACAGCACAAGTACTTGCTGTTGTGCCTGTTCCAATCGCCTCTTACCTTCTGAACGAAAAACGTCGCTCAGTAAACCACATCGAGAAGAACCAAGAAGTTAAGATCACTGTTGTTCCTAACTCTGACATGGAAACACCACACTTTGAGGTTATCCGTGTTCGTGAAGGTGAAGAGTTCGATCTACTCTCTTACTTGCTGCCTACCAAGCTAGAAGCTTTAAAAGAAGCAGAAAGCAAAGAACCAGCAGAACAGACTATTCGTCCTAAGAAGATCGAAGAGCCTGCTCTGAAAGGTTTCGCGGCTCCAGCTCAATCAGCACCTACTCCAGCTCCAGCTCCTAAAGCTGTTGAAGAGAAGAAAGTTGAACCAGCTGCAACGCAAGAACCTAGCCTAATTGGTCGTTTCTTCAAAGCTATCGGTAGCTTCTTATTTGGCTCTTCAACTCAAGAAGAGAAGAAAGAAGAAGAGAAGCAAGAAGAAAAACCTAAGAACAATCGCAACAACGGTAACCGTCAACGCCGTGATCGTAACGACAACCGCCGTCGTAACCAACGTGGTGACCGTGGCGAACAACGTAACGAGCGTGGTGACCGTAGCGAACAACGTAACGAACGTGGCGACAATCGCAACGAAAACCGTGACAACAAACGCCGTCGTAAACCTGTACGTGATGAGAAACCTGAAGAGCAAAAAGAAGCAGCTCCTCAGCAAACTCGTCAGCCTCGTAAGCCTAAGCAAGATCGTCGCAATAAGCCACGTGATGAGCAGAAGCAACAAGAAGAGCAAGTACCATCTAAACTAGCAGAAGAAGGTCTACAGCTAGCGGCAGAAGCTCAAGCTGATAAACCAGAAGCGCCAAAGGCGAAGCCTGAAGCAAAAGCTGTGAAAATTAAAGAGCGTCGTCAACGTCGTAAGCTGAACAAACTAGTTCGAGTTAAAGACCAGCAAGCTCAAGCAGAAGCTGACAACAATGCCGACAACGCTTCAAAAGAGCAAAAGGTACAAACAGCAAGTCACGAACAAGCTGTAGCTCAAGAACAAAAAGTTGTGGAACAAGTAGAAGCAACTCAAGTAAATGCTGAGCAAACAGAACAGGAAGAGCCGAAGCAACGTCGTAACCGTCGTTCTCCACGTCACCTACGTGCAAGTGGTCAACGTCGTCGTCGCGGTCGTGATCGTCGCCCTAACCCATTCCGCCTACGTAAAGGTGGTGTAGCTTCTCCTGAAATGGCTATGGGTAAAGTGATGCCTCGCTTCATTCCAAAACCTCACCACAATCAGACAAAACCTGAAGTGGCTGAAACGGACGTTGCTGTTGAAGCTCAAGTTGCTACTGAAACTCAAGTTGCTGTTCAAGCTCAAGAGCAAAATACAGCTCAAGAGAATGCACCTCAAAGCAACGTAGTGATGGCTGGCGGTTTTGCTTGTCCTGAATTAGCTATGGGTAAAGTAATCATCTCTCGTGAAGACGCAGTTGTTGCTGAAGAAACTCGCTCTGAAGCTCAGGTAACTGAAGCTCCTGTAGTCGTTGAAGAAGCACCAGTGGTTGTAGAAGCGACGAAAGTCGAAGCGGCTGTTGCAGTAGAAGAGACAACACCAGTTGTTGAAGCTGAAGCACCTAAAGCTGAAAGTGCAAAAGTTGAAGAAGCGCCTGTTGTAAAAGCAGAAGCTCCTCAAGCTGCACCAAAAGCAACGGTTGCTAAGAAGCAAGCAGGCTCTCCAATGACTAAAGCTCCTGGTCCACAAGAGATCAAAGAGATTGAAGTTGTTGCAGCTCCGTTCCGCACTGAGCGTTTTGTACCGAAAGGTGCAGGTAGTCAGGCAGCGTCGAACCAAGCTGGCGCAGGTATGACTAAGCCAAACTACTAG
- a CDS encoding SulP family inorganic anion transporter: MFEFPQFSKHSVKNDVLSGLTVALALVPEAVAFAFVAGVDPMVGLYAALIVGLITSVFGGRPGMISGATGAMAVVMVSLVATHGVQYLFAAVMLAGLLQIAAGVFKLGKFIRIVPHPVMIGFVNGLAIVIFLAQLGQFKAPDVTGALTWLPSGQMTLMLGLVALTMGIIHFLPKLTTAVPSSLVAIVTVTALVVGLDLETRTVVDFLRTMSGDEAATLAGSLPTFSIPAVPFSFETLQIILPYAIILAAIGLIESLLTLTVLDEMTNTRGQSNRECVGQGMANVTCSVFGAMGGCAMIGQSMINVNSGGRGRLSGIVAAVALLMFILFGSALIEMIPLAALVGVMFMVVIGTFEWATFKLARRVPKQDFFVIVLVTVVTVLTDLAVAVGVGVVASALMFAWQHAKHIYADKSVNAEGSKEYKVNGPIFFGSTANFLELFDAYNDPQDVIVDFANSRVTDHSAIEAIDTIADRYAALGKTLHLRHLSQDCVAMLHKAGSLVEANVAEDPIYKVMSK, encoded by the coding sequence ATGTTCGAATTCCCACAATTTTCAAAGCACTCTGTAAAGAATGACGTGCTTTCAGGTCTTACAGTAGCCCTAGCTCTGGTACCTGAAGCCGTAGCATTCGCCTTTGTTGCTGGCGTTGACCCAATGGTTGGTCTTTACGCAGCACTCATCGTAGGTTTAATCACTTCCGTCTTCGGTGGTCGTCCAGGTATGATTTCTGGTGCAACTGGCGCAATGGCCGTTGTAATGGTGAGCCTAGTGGCAACCCATGGCGTTCAATACCTATTCGCAGCCGTTATGCTGGCTGGCCTTCTGCAAATTGCAGCGGGTGTATTCAAGTTAGGTAAATTTATCCGTATCGTTCCACACCCAGTAATGATTGGTTTCGTGAACGGTTTGGCAATTGTGATCTTCCTAGCTCAGCTTGGTCAATTTAAAGCGCCAGACGTAACGGGTGCATTAACTTGGTTACCAAGCGGTCAAATGACACTGATGTTAGGCCTAGTCGCGCTCACTATGGGTATCATCCACTTCCTACCTAAACTCACTACAGCAGTACCTTCTTCATTGGTAGCTATTGTAACGGTAACGGCTTTGGTTGTAGGCCTTGATCTTGAAACTCGTACTGTTGTTGACTTCCTACGTACTATGTCTGGTGACGAAGCCGCTACGCTAGCGGGCTCTCTACCAACGTTCTCTATTCCTGCAGTTCCGTTTTCTTTCGAGACACTTCAGATCATCCTGCCATACGCAATTATCCTTGCAGCTATCGGCCTGATCGAGTCTCTACTGACACTAACGGTACTAGACGAAATGACAAACACTCGTGGCCAATCTAACCGTGAATGTGTTGGTCAAGGTATGGCTAACGTAACGTGTTCTGTATTCGGTGCGATGGGTGGTTGTGCGATGATCGGTCAATCGATGATCAACGTAAACTCAGGCGGTCGTGGTCGTCTTTCAGGTATCGTAGCGGCAGTCGCACTACTGATGTTCATCCTGTTTGGTTCTGCACTGATTGAAATGATTCCTCTAGCAGCACTTGTGGGCGTAATGTTCATGGTTGTTATCGGTACGTTTGAATGGGCAACCTTCAAGCTTGCACGTCGCGTTCCTAAGCAAGATTTCTTCGTTATCGTTCTGGTTACCGTGGTAACAGTACTAACGGACCTTGCGGTCGCTGTTGGTGTGGGTGTTGTTGCTTCGGCACTAATGTTCGCATGGCAACATGCTAAACACATCTACGCAGACAAATCAGTTAACGCTGAAGGCTCTAAAGAGTACAAAGTTAACGGCCCAATCTTCTTTGGTTCAACCGCTAACTTCCTTGAATTGTTTGACGCATACAACGATCCACAAGATGTTATCGTTGATTTCGCCAACTCACGCGTAACAGACCACTCTGCAATTGAAGCGATCGACACGATTGCTGACCGTTACGCTGCACTAGGTAAAACACTTCACCTTCGCCACCTAAGCCAAGACTGTGTAGCTATGCTGCACAAAGCCGGTAGCTTAGTTGAAGCGAACGTTGCAGAAGACCCAATCTACAAAGTAATGTCTAAGTAA
- a CDS encoding low molecular weight protein-tyrosine-phosphatase: MKKILVVCMGNICRSPTGEAVLRKKAQQMDIDVTVDSAGTIGFHQGNPPDSRSKSAGEKRGYSFKGITSRKVVMNDFDGFDLILAADKANLDDLTNQCPAHLQYKLALFLSFGESQYQEIPDPYYGEGNGFELVLDLIEESSEAILRSM, from the coding sequence ATGAAAAAGATACTCGTTGTTTGCATGGGGAATATTTGTCGTTCGCCAACAGGTGAAGCGGTGCTTAGAAAGAAAGCTCAACAGATGGATATTGATGTAACGGTCGACTCCGCGGGGACGATTGGCTTTCATCAAGGTAATCCACCAGATTCACGTTCTAAGTCAGCCGGTGAAAAGCGTGGCTACAGCTTTAAAGGTATTACGTCTCGCAAGGTAGTGATGAATGATTTTGATGGGTTTGATTTAATACTAGCCGCAGATAAGGCGAATTTAGATGATCTAACGAATCAGTGTCCAGCCCACCTTCAATACAAACTTGCGCTATTCTTGAGCTTTGGAGAGTCACAATATCAAGAGATACCGGATCCTTATTATGGTGAGGGAAATGGCTTTGAGTTGGTGTTGGATTTAATCGAAGAGTCTAGCGAAGCGATACTGCGTTCAATGTAG
- the cobO gene encoding cob(I)yrinic acid a,c-diamide adenosyltransferase, which yields MSTEDNKEQRHKARQQKVKEQVDARVAAAQEVKGLLLVITGNGKGKSTSGFGTITRAIGHGKKCAVAQFVKGTWDNGEKNVLQKLDVEFQVMGTGFTWETQNKAQDIEAAQRVWKECQRMLADESIDVILFDELTYMVSYGYIELDEVVEALNNRPKMQSVIITGRGAHRTLTDMADTVSEVRNVKHAFESGVKALQGVDW from the coding sequence ATGTCGACCGAAGACAACAAAGAACAACGCCATAAAGCAAGACAACAGAAAGTAAAAGAACAAGTTGATGCACGAGTGGCTGCAGCACAAGAAGTGAAAGGCTTATTGCTGGTTATTACTGGTAACGGTAAAGGAAAATCAACATCCGGTTTTGGTACCATTACACGTGCAATTGGTCACGGTAAGAAATGTGCCGTTGCACAATTTGTCAAAGGGACTTGGGATAACGGCGAAAAGAACGTTCTTCAAAAACTGGATGTGGAATTCCAAGTTATGGGAACCGGCTTCACTTGGGAAACCCAAAACAAGGCTCAAGATATCGAAGCCGCGCAGCGTGTGTGGAAAGAGTGTCAGCGCATGCTAGCCGATGAGTCGATTGATGTGATTCTGTTTGATGAGCTGACTTACATGGTTAGCTATGGCTATATCGAACTGGATGAAGTGGTGGAAGCTCTGAATAACCGTCCTAAAATGCAGTCAGTAATCATTACTGGCCGTGGCGCGCACCGCACTTTAACGGACATGGCCGATACGGTATCAGAAGTACGTAACGTAAAACACGCTTTTGAATCTGGTGTGAAAGCTCTGCAAGGCGTTGACTGGTAA
- a CDS encoding AsmA family protein codes for MKKLLIFIAVPVFVVVAAILALVLLVNPNQFKPLIVEQAQKHTGLELVIEGDISWQLFPSIGFELGQTELRNPEGFTQPNLFKVDTVGVDVSVTPLFSNQLEIGNITLDGAEFYLETLKDGRKNIDALTQASAPQESEPAADASSESTPAPQEQSATDASGWTINLAGVTVSNALFEMDDKQAGSFTKLYDVSLNLSEFAVDTWTTATFAASGENNQQKFSANGSAEFKLAEGFASYALRNIDLNAKFNDPTTSIESAKIGLNTFEFDKVNQLTYAVIGNAAGLDLDLKGGGKLTVDSAISKVTLNKLTLDSTFKGDTLPQSPMKVDMLSDLSFDLNKSHLSFVLEKLQANAIALDGKADVTLSEIPKVRFSLHSPNIDLDEFLGLGNSTETASTAPSDSAGGSTSSAGSSAPAKEVEPDLSALKTLDVKGDITIDKFKASNAKMQNVKTAFSVNRGIAELTSFTSNLYQGSISATAKLDARKTPATYTAKKKIRGVKVQPLLVDVANNDMLEGTGNIDVNVKGKSLTPTGIKKNLVGTIVINFEDGAVNGINVAQLIRENYAKIKGEKVESKDEAQKTDFSAMKATLKVDKGWVSTNDLSAQSPLLRVTGQGKANFINETVDFLVRTSIVGSLEGQGGKNIDDLKDVTIPIKVTGQWADPKFALVFDDVLKQKAQKEIDRGVNKLTDKIKDEKTKEAVDGLLKGFFN; via the coding sequence ATGAAGAAACTACTCATTTTCATAGCTGTACCAGTATTTGTTGTCGTTGCAGCAATTCTGGCACTAGTGCTGTTAGTGAACCCTAACCAATTTAAGCCATTAATTGTCGAACAAGCCCAAAAACACACAGGCCTAGAGCTCGTGATTGAGGGCGATATCAGCTGGCAATTATTCCCATCTATTGGCTTCGAACTTGGTCAAACTGAATTACGTAACCCTGAAGGATTCACCCAACCAAACCTGTTTAAGGTTGATACCGTTGGCGTTGATGTTTCGGTTACCCCGCTATTTAGCAACCAACTAGAGATCGGCAACATTACTCTAGATGGTGCAGAATTCTATTTAGAAACGCTTAAAGATGGTCGTAAGAATATCGACGCGCTAACTCAAGCATCAGCTCCTCAAGAGTCTGAGCCTGCAGCTGACGCAAGTTCTGAATCAACACCTGCGCCCCAAGAGCAAAGTGCTACAGACGCATCTGGCTGGACGATCAACCTTGCCGGCGTCACTGTTTCAAATGCGTTGTTTGAGATGGACGACAAGCAAGCAGGTTCATTCACTAAGCTATACGATGTGTCTTTGAATCTTTCTGAGTTTGCCGTTGATACATGGACAACCGCGACATTTGCCGCTTCTGGTGAAAACAATCAACAGAAGTTCTCTGCAAACGGTAGTGCAGAATTCAAATTAGCGGAAGGCTTCGCAAGTTACGCACTGCGTAATATTGACTTAAACGCTAAGTTCAATGATCCAACGACGTCGATTGAGTCAGCAAAGATTGGATTGAATACGTTTGAGTTCGATAAGGTAAACCAACTGACTTACGCTGTAATCGGTAATGCGGCTGGCCTTGATCTTGATCTTAAAGGTGGCGGCAAACTTACCGTCGATAGCGCGATTTCAAAAGTAACGCTGAACAAATTAACGTTAGACTCAACATTCAAAGGCGACACGCTTCCTCAGTCTCCAATGAAAGTCGACATGCTGTCTGATTTAAGCTTCGATCTTAATAAGAGCCACCTGAGCTTTGTGTTAGAGAAGCTACAAGCTAACGCTATTGCTTTAGACGGTAAAGCAGACGTAACCCTATCTGAAATACCAAAGGTTCGTTTCTCTCTTCATAGCCCGAATATTGATTTAGATGAGTTCTTAGGCTTAGGCAACTCAACAGAAACTGCAAGCACCGCGCCTTCGGATTCTGCTGGTGGCTCAACTTCAAGTGCTGGCAGCTCGGCTCCAGCGAAAGAAGTCGAACCTGACCTTTCTGCATTGAAAACGCTCGACGTGAAAGGTGACATCACAATTGATAAGTTCAAGGCGAGCAATGCGAAGATGCAGAATGTTAAAACGGCATTTTCGGTTAACCGTGGTATCGCAGAGCTAACCTCATTCACATCGAATCTTTACCAAGGTTCTATTTCTGCGACCGCTAAGCTAGACGCTCGTAAAACACCAGCGACTTACACTGCTAAGAAGAAAATTAGAGGTGTGAAGGTTCAACCGTTACTGGTTGATGTAGCGAACAACGACATGCTGGAAGGGACGGGTAATATCGATGTTAACGTTAAAGGTAAGAGCCTTACGCCAACAGGAATCAAGAAGAACCTAGTCGGCACGATCGTGATTAACTTTGAAGATGGTGCGGTGAATGGCATCAACGTTGCTCAATTGATTCGAGAAAATTACGCTAAGATCAAAGGCGAAAAAGTCGAAAGCAAAGATGAGGCTCAAAAGACGGATTTCAGCGCAATGAAAGCGACACTGAAAGTTGATAAGGGTTGGGTTTCAACGAACGACTTATCGGCACAGTCACCACTGCTACGCGTGACAGGTCAAGGTAAAGCAAACTTCATTAATGAAACGGTCGACTTCCTTGTACGTACATCGATTGTTGGTTCGCTTGAAGGCCAGGGCGGTAAGAACATTGATGACCTGAAAGATGTGACCATCCCAATTAAGGTGACAGGCCAATGGGCTGACCCGAAATTTGCGCTTGTTTTTGATGATGTGTTGAAGCAAAAAGCACAAAAAGAGATTGACCGTGGTGTGAATAAGCTAACGGATAAGATCAAAGACGAGAAGACCAAAGAAGCGGTTGACGGTTTGTTGAAAGGTTTCTTTAACTAA